A genome region from Arachis duranensis cultivar V14167 chromosome 8, aradu.V14167.gnm2.J7QH, whole genome shotgun sequence includes the following:
- the LOC107462150 gene encoding uncharacterized protein LOC107462150 isoform X3: MEFNSTSKDQKKTIDQSILLCCKIFVSEARNLATLDAIERVARLNPETIIVKKFPDLPYNRTRYTLVSYVLHDCTGNAIYSPLHQSVVAMAEVAFNAINLELHDGAHPRLGAVDDIVVHPLARASLDEAAWLAKTLAADIGNRFNVPVFLYGAAHPTGKELDTIRRELGYYRPNFMGIQWAGWAMPKILPQNPDEGPIVVSTSKGILMIGARPWVGLYNVTILSTDVSAARRIARKVSARGGGLPKVQTLGLVHDKDSTEIACMLLEPNQIGADRVQKHIEMLAAEEGLDVEKGYFTDLSPEMIIEKYMNLISANRS, translated from the exons ATGGAGTTCAATTCCACTAGCAAG GATCAAAAGAAAACCATAGACCAATCCATCTTATTGTGCTGCAAAATCTTTGTCTCTGAGGCGCGCAATCTAGCAACTCTTGATGCAATAGAAAGAGTAGCAAGGCTGAACCCAGAGACCATCATTGTGAAGAAGTTTCCTGACCTGCCTTACAACAGAACCAGGTACACCCTTGTGTCTTATGTACTGCATGACTGCACAGGAAATGCCATATACAGCCCCTTGCACCAATCTGTGGTTGCCATGGCTGAGGTTGCATTCAATGCCATCAACCTAGAATTGCATGATGGGGCTCACCCTCGCCTAGGAGCGGTGGATGACATTGTTGTCCATCCACTTGCACGTGCTTCGTTGGATGAGGCAGCATGGCTTGCAAAAACACTGGCAGCAGACATTGGCAACCGATTCAATG TGCCAGTATTCTTGTATGGTGCAGCACACCCAACAGGGAAGGAACTAGACACCATTAGACGAGAGCTCGGATATTACCGGCCTAATTTCATGGGAATCCAATGGGCAGGGTGGGCTATGCCGAAGATCCTACCTCAGAACCCAGATGAAGGACCTATTGTTGTTTCAACGTCTAAAGGCATCTTAATGATTGGCGCACGCCCCTGGGTTGGACTCTACAATGTGACAATCTTGTCGACAGATGTGTCAGCGGCAAGAAGGATTGCAAGGAAGGTCAGTGCTCGTGGCGGGGGGCTTCCGAAGGTGCAAACTTTGGGGCTTGTTCATGACAAGGATTCAACTGAAATAGCCTGCATGCTGTTGGAGCCTAATCAAATTGGAGCAGACAGAGTGCAGAAACATATCGAGATGCTGGCAGcagaagaaggattggatgtaGAAAAAGGATACTTCACTGACTTATCACCAGAGAtgatcatagaaaaatacatgaAC